CCAATCTCGCCCAGCTTTATTCACGCCCAAAATCAGAAATCAAACTGCTAATCAAATACGCTGCAAGTCTTCGATGGAAGCGCATCGAACAAATGAGGGCGACGCTAGTGCCGAAATGGGAAGCCCAAGGTTGGACAGCCCGGGAGATCGGTCGACGGTTAAACGTGACACGGCAATATGCCAAGCGATTGATGAACGAGCTTAAATGGGAAATGGAGGAAGCAAAGTGAATACCTACCCTCACCTGCTTAGTTATGAAACTGAGCGGTCAAGATTTTATACATTATGCGACAAATGGGTTTCAGAAATGAAGCAATCGTAAGGGGCTGGATTTGGATTAAGAGAATATCAAAAGACCTAAAGCAATCAGGAGGCCAAGGCCGATCTGAACAGCAGCTAAGATCGAGCGTGTGTTCCCCCGGCCAAATCTCTCCCGTAATTGCTGCAAATGCGCCTTCCTGATTTCCTTAAGGTCAACGACATACTGGGCTTGAGCGATCGCGACAAAGGCCCTCAACCCAGATCGGGCCTGATCAGGATCAAGGGCCTGGCTTCTGTAATCCTTAAGGGTATCTGCGAGTTCCCTCAGAAAAACGACACCCTCTGGCTTGCCTTTGGGAAATTCAGCCTCCCCAACAAAACAGATCAATGATTGAATTGATGCTCTGGGAAAAAGGTCCTGGGCAATCCGGATATGCAGTTTGTTCTGCATAATTGGATTCTGAAATTTGAACTTAAAACGACCAAGTTTCTGGGTCCAACGCCCCTCACCAGCCTGACCAAAAATTGCGCCCGCGTAATTCTTAGTCTCGATTATCACGAGATGACCTGCGATGAGGACAGCATGGTCGATCTGAGTGAGACGATCATTTTCATCCTGAAGATAGGCATCATCGACACATTCAAACCCGTGGCGCTTAATTACCGACTTAACGAGACGCTCGCCAAACCACCCTTTAATTTTTGGTTTGAGATATTGAGCAATGCCCGATCCGATGAGCATGAACGGAATAAGCCAGAAGAGGTTTTGAAGCGCGGCAAACAAGGGCGCAAAAATAGTCACAAAAACCCCACCACACATAATTGTATGATGGGGAGAATAAACCTAAAAAGAGGTTCGGCAAGCAAGAGAGCGCGAGGTAAATCTCGTTGGAGGCATTACCAAGTGCCCTGCTCCATTTGATTTGCTAGTCTCAAAAAACCAGCTTAATCACATTGGAAATTTGCTATGTCCCTCGGTGCTTTCTCGCTCAGCCTTTCGGTCAAAGATCTCGCTGCGTCGAAAGACTTTTATGCCAAGCTCGGGTTCAGCCCGTTTGGCGGCGATGAAGCCCAAGGCTGGTTGATTATGAAATCGGATAGCTGCGTAATCGGTTTATTCCAGGGCATGTTTGAAAAGAACATGCTGACGTTTAATCCGGGCTGGGGCGAAAATGCACAGCCTCTCGGTAACTTTACCGATGTGCGTGACCTTCAGAAGCAACTTAAAGCCGCTGGAATTGCTTTAGAAACGG
The sequence above is drawn from the Rhodospirillaceae bacterium genome and encodes:
- a CDS encoding nuclease-related domain-containing protein: MTIFAPLFAALQNLFWLIPFMLIGSGIAQYLKPKIKGWFGERLVKSVIKRHGFECVDDAYLQDENDRLTQIDHAVLIAGHLVIIETKNYAGAIFGQAGEGRWTQKLGRFKFKFQNPIMQNKLHIRIAQDLFPRASIQSLICFVGEAEFPKGKPEGVVFLRELADTLKDYRSQALDPDQARSGLRAFVAIAQAQYVVDLKEIRKAHLQQLRERFGRGNTRSILAAVQIGLGLLIALGLLIFS